In Sulfurimonas sp., the DNA window ACTGTTTCAGACAACTCTGACTCATCAGAATCTTCCAGTCCCTCTAGTTCTTCATCTAAATCATCAAGACCCTCATCCATAGAATCTAAGTTTATTTCTTCATCATCTATAGAATCTAATTCATCTAAAGCAATATCTTCTTCAATCTCATCTTCTAAGTCATTATTTTTACCTAAATGTGATAAGGTTTCCACTAAGTCTGTAGGTAAAAAAGGTTTTTTGATCACAGATGTAAATCCTTCCACTGTATCTGCATCTTTTGCACAAATATATAAAGATTTTTCATATTCTATTTTAGAAGCTAATTCCACCATGAACTCATCACTATACATAGAATCATCTACAATTATTAGATCATATGAAGATGTTTTTAAGTCTTCTGTATTCGATACTACATCTAATTCATTTGAAGTTTTTTGAGCACTAAGCGTTACCAATTTATTTACGACTGGGTTATCATTTAATAGTAAAATTTTCAAGACTTTTTCCTTTGTAGTTATTGTATCAAAAAAAAACTAAAAAAGTATTTCCAGATAGTTAAATGCTTCTTGAACATGCCCTTTAAACACTAGCATTGTAGATGTAAGGATAGCTATCAGAACTATAAATGCAAAAGCAATTTTAATAGGAAAACCAATTACAAGTAAGTTAAACTGCGGCATAGTTTTCATAAGCATACCAAATATAACATCTTGTAAAAACGTAAGTGCGATAATAGGAAATGCTATTAAAAATCCTACAAAAAACATTTTAGATGATGCCTCTATTGTATACTTAAATAAATTTTCTTGCATCAAAAACCCACCTAGTGGAATTTGGGAAAGTGAATCATTGATAAATAACAACAACCAATGATGCATATCTATTGATAGTAAGATCATCAAGGCTAAAAGTGACAAAAACTGTGAGATTATAGGCATTGATATACCTGTTTGCGGATCAATAGCACTGGCCATTGAGAAACCCATCATAAAAGATATCTGTCCTCCAGCGAACGTAATAACATTATATGCTAACTGAAGAATAACACCAATTGCTAAACCAAAAAGTATCTCACTCAGTATTGCAATAATTATACTTGGTACAGTTATAGGAATGTCCAAAGGCGGCATGGATGAATAAAATACAATTGCAAAAACAAAAGCTAAAGAAGCTTTTATAGTTTGTGGTATGTTTTGATGAGAAAAAATTGGAGCTGCCATAAACATAGCAGCAAAACGAAAGAACAGAAGTATAAATCCAATAACATAGTTTTGAGTGAATACTTCAGCCCAACTCATTATTTTACTCTTATCAATTCTTTATTATCTAGTTTATAAACAACGTCACACTCCATTGCAAACTCGTCATTGTGAGTTACTAAAACCATGCCTGCATTTTCTTTATCTATATAGTCAAAAAATATTTTTTTAACTTCATCACTGGTAACATGATCCAAATTACCAGTAGGCTCATCTACAAAAAGAATTTTAGGTTTTTTTGTTAAAACTCTGGCTATAGATATACGTTGTTGCTGTCCACCTGATAGTTCAGTTACTTTTTGCTCTAAAGTA includes these proteins:
- the fliR gene encoding flagellar biosynthetic protein FliR, producing the protein MSWAEVFTQNYVIGFILLFFRFAAMFMAAPIFSHQNIPQTIKASLAFVFAIVFYSSMPPLDIPITVPSIIIAILSEILFGLAIGVILQLAYNVITFAGGQISFMMGFSMASAIDPQTGISMPIISQFLSLLALMILLSIDMHHWLLLFINDSLSQIPLGGFLMQENLFKYTIEASSKMFFVGFLIAFPIIALTFLQDVIFGMLMKTMPQFNLLVIGFPIKIAFAFIVLIAILTSTMLVFKGHVQEAFNYLEILF